A stretch of the Vigna radiata var. radiata cultivar VC1973A chromosome 7, Vradiata_ver6, whole genome shotgun sequence genome encodes the following:
- the LOC106766412 gene encoding uncharacterized protein LOC106766412: MRNDLRRERKLPGYFDREVYNILDSPSTAAAATVETPTAAVEAAVDEEVHLYDSNRRVGSDDGLFSDCEKEEVLLSAPSKDVPAPVPISAPTGGPSHLLPPPEVVVLPTHHGHPPYVAQHQQQAVFGSYDPLPPSMNKVEDEDAREEMIEKKTLAQQSDLGW; this comes from the exons ATGAGGAATGATTTGAGGAGGGAGAGGAAATTGCCTGGTTATTTTGACAGGGAAGTGTATAATATTCTCGATTCTCCGTCCACGGCGGCTGCTGCGACTGTGGAGACTCCTACGGCCGCGGTGGAGGCGGCGGTAGACGAGGAAGTGCACCTATATGATAGTAATCGGAGAGTTGGGAGTGATGATGGGTTGTTCTCTGATTGTGAGAAGGAGGAGGTTTTGCTTTCGGCCCCTTCCAAGGATGTTCCTGCACCCGTTCCAATCTCAG CCCCAACAGGTGGGCCTTCACACTTACTACCACCACCCGAAGTGGTTGTCCTACCGACGCACCACGGGCATCCGCCATACGTGGCTCAGCATCAACAACAAGCGGTGTTCGGTTCTTACGACCCTCTTCCACCCTCCATGAACAAG gttgaagatgaagatgcgAGGGAGGAGATGATCGAGAAGAAGACGCTTGCGCAACAGAGCGATTTAGGTTGGTGA
- the LOC106767326 gene encoding uncharacterized protein LOC106767326, whose protein sequence is MKGSYGTESSSREERRRRARSSSPLKDRSKTSSSKLSSPSKRSTSPSATLLDVDHDVFSLSHDYPNPNPRSFPHSVKQKCWEKADKVKGRDPDRWRRDALGNTVFRKLVGCPGCLCHDYDHILPYSKGGESTLENCQVLQATVNRSKGNRTDISKAELIQKSSYCRVSDRDMDLLELSAYGNVRRGPDNGGCRIQ, encoded by the exons ATGAAGGGTAGTTATGGTACTGAGTCGAGTAgcagagaagaaagaagaagaagggcgAGGTCTTCGTCACCACTGAAGGACCGATCCAAAACCTCTTCGTCTAAGTTATCTTCTCCGTCCAAACGGAGCACATCACCCTCTGCCACTCTCCTCGACGTTGACCATGACGTATTCTCTCTATCTCATGATTATCCTAACCCTAACCCTCGGAGCTTCCCTCACAGCGTTAAGCAGAAATGCTGGGAAAAGGCAGACAAGGTCAAAGGACGAGACCCCGACCGCTGGCGCAGGGACGCCCTCGGCAATACTGTCTTTCGCAAGCTCGTAGGTTGCCCCGGTTGTCTCTGTCATGACTACGACCACATTCTTCCTTACTCTAAG GGGGGAGAAAGCACTCTGGAAAACTGTCAAGTATTACAA GCAACAGTTAATCGTTCAAAGGGTAACCGAACAGATATCTCCAAAGCTGAACTTATTCAAAAGAGTTCTTATTGCAGGGTTTCAG aTCGTGATATGGATCTTCTTGAACTGTCGGCCTATGGGAATGTCCGGCGTGGACCCGATAATGGGGGATGTAGAATCCAATGA